In the genome of Persephonella sp. KM09-Lau-8, one region contains:
- a CDS encoding mechanosensitive ion channel domain-containing protein, translated as MNKLKNKFSIKDKDILAIEDTFLKLMAILVFIILFNLIAHFPYLDKYFEKYVISLLKTSIIETESIKLSIYSIIRGIIIFYVLLLITKFFRKILEIYFYYKAKGEEVATTIDILVYHFALVIIVLITLSAMGITWKLLIPIAGALGIGIGFGIQDIVNNFISGFILLLGKTIKRGDWISIEDQFGKIIDIGVRTSVLRTLDNIDIIIPNSHLVSNKLINWSHTDPVVRIHIPVGVFYNSDVEKVKMTLLEVAEKTPFVLKNRPREARFVEFGDSSLNFELLVWINVKRTPIPLAKSELNYRIWYAFKEKGIEIPYPQRDVWFKNKLIIQKEE; from the coding sequence TTGAACAAACTAAAAAATAAATTTTCAATTAAAGACAAAGATATTCTTGCTATAGAAGATACATTTCTAAAACTAATGGCTATTCTGGTATTCATAATCCTGTTTAATCTAATAGCTCATTTTCCTTATCTGGATAAATATTTTGAAAAATATGTTATATCTCTGCTGAAAACAAGTATCATAGAAACAGAATCAATCAAGTTAAGTATTTATTCAATAATCAGGGGAATAATAATCTTTTACGTTCTTCTTTTAATAACAAAATTTTTCCGCAAAATTCTTGAAATCTATTTTTATTACAAAGCCAAAGGTGAAGAAGTTGCCACAACAATTGATATTCTGGTTTATCACTTTGCACTGGTTATTATTGTTCTGATTACCCTGTCTGCAATGGGAATAACATGGAAACTGCTTATTCCAATTGCCGGAGCACTGGGAATAGGTATTGGTTTCGGTATTCAGGATATTGTAAATAACTTTATTAGCGGTTTTATTCTACTTCTTGGAAAAACAATAAAAAGAGGCGACTGGATTTCTATTGAAGACCAGTTTGGTAAAATCATAGATATTGGAGTTAGAACTTCCGTTCTTAGAACTCTTGATAACATTGATATTATTATCCCGAACTCACATCTGGTTTCCAACAAACTGATTAATTGGTCTCACACCGACCCGGTGGTTCGTATCCATATTCCTGTAGGTGTATTCTATAACTCAGATGTTGAAAAGGTAAAAATGACACTCCTTGAAGTTGCAGAAAAAACACCTTTTGTTCTGAAAAACCGTCCCCGTGAAGCAAGATTTGTGGAGTTTGGGGATAGCTCTCTTAATTTTGAACTCCTTGTCTGGATAAATGTAAAAAGAACTCCCATCCCCCTTGCAAAGAGTGAACTTAACTACCGCATCTGGTATGCCTTTAAGGAAAAAGGCATAGAAATCCCATACCCACAAAGAGATGTCTGGTTCAAAAATAAACTGATAATCCAGAAAGAAGAATAA